The DNA sequence GGCTACACTATAGCTGAGAATGAATATTACCGCGCTCAGGCCCAAATTCATTAAAAAACTGGAACCAGTGGCTCAGTTTTTTGCAAAAACCGGTATTACCCCAAATCAGCTGACGGTCCTCTCACTCGTATGCGGCATAACCTGTGCCGCCCTGTATGCAAACCGTTTCTTTATCCTTGGGAGTTGTGCGCTCATACTTTCAGCAGTCCTCGACCTCGTCGACGGGGGTGTTGCCCGTATCAATAAGAAGGAGACGAATTTCGGTGCAGTCTTCGACTGGATTGCCGACAAATATGTCGACACCATCGTCCTCCTCGGCATCGGCATCTCCGGCATTGCCATCCTTTCACGGTTTGCGCTTGTTCCCGCCGAATGGGGCCTTCCCGCCGATTTTACCATCGTGTGCCTTGCGATCATCGGTTCGATGATGAATACCTTCATCAAGCCCGTCGTCTATGCGGAGATCGGATATGACGGAAGAAAAGATGGAAAAATTTCCGACCCCCTTGAGGGGATCGGCTTTTTCGGCCGGCCGGAAACGCTGATTATCCTCATTCTCGGCGGCCTGTCCGGGTTCATATGGGTGTCGGTGATTATCGTTGCCGTCTGCACAAATCTCTCGGCTATCCAGAGAATCCTTTATCTTTACCGAACCATCCCCTGATTTCACGGACGAACATCTCAACCACCTCCACCATCACATCTCCCAGTTTCGGATTGATGCGATAGAGCATCCAGGCGATGCCGATAAAGACGAAGAGGGCGCCCAGCTCTGCAAAGAAGTTATGCGCCCAGAAGAAACTTTCGTACCCGATATGGCCGTTGGAGGCAATCTCCGGGAAATACGGGAACCACTGTCCGCCATATGCCATGATGACGAAGCTGTTGCGTACCGTGTTGAGAATATAGATGACCGGTGCGACCGCAAAAAACGACAGAATCTTCTGCCTGCGTGTTGATGGAACCGCCCATGCCACCCCAAGCATGATCGCAATTCCCTGAATACCTGTGCACGCGAGGATGATCTCGACCCGGTAAATATCGGCGAGGAACATATTCCAGGTCACGAGTTCATAGGGAAATCCGATTGTCTGGAAGACCCATGCCAGCTGGGCGACGTTAACCGCGATGAGCCAGTCCCCGACGGCAGGCAGAAAGGCAAATGGCGCAAATATCAGATATGCGATTGCCGCCATCCTGCTCAGGATGAAACTCTGTTCATTCTCCTCCAGGAGTTTGGGGATGAGAATGATAAGAAACGGAATCCCGAGGAAAGCGGCTATCGGGTACATAAAATTGTTTGCTATGATATATTCCGGAAATTTCGCAAAGAGGATCAGGACAACACTTACCCACCCGATCACCGCACAGTACTTCCGGTATGCGGTCGGGATGAGAAAGGCCAGGAATGCAATGAACGAGATCAATACAAAAATTTCCTGCATCATAACGCATTGAGCGCCTCAGGTAAAAAGAGTTTTTAAGGTGATATTCTCCGGGGAGCGCATCTTCCATATCTTAATCATACGTCACCGCGAATCTGTTACCGATGATGTTCTGTCCAGAATGCAAGGGAATGCTTGTTCCCGTCGGTGGAAAGCTTAAATGTCGGAAATGTGGATATATCGAAGAAGCCACCGCAGACAAATCGGTCCTTAAACGAACGGAAAAACGCGATGAGAAAGAGATCGTTATCATCGAGGACGCCGAACAGATGGCAACCCTTCCGACCATTGCCGTACGGTGCCCCGAGTGTGGACACGACATTGCCGAGTGGTGGCTCAGACAGCTGAGATCAGCCGATGAGTCTGAAGTCCGGTTCTTCCGGTGCGTCAAGTGTCGCCACACCTGGCGTGAATATGATTAATAGAACATACCTTTTTTTCCGGAACGCAGCGGGCATTGGTCGATGTCCCCTGTCTCCGATTATAAAATAATAAAAAAATTAGTTGAACAGTCCGGGCGCCTTGACCCTGAACTGCTGCCAGAGAACACGGCCCATCACGCGGAACGTGAAGTCGAGTTCTTCGAAGCTCGGAATGGAGTGCTGGCGAAGGATCTTGCGGCCGCGGTTCATGGAATCGCCGCCGAGGAGTGAACAGATGACGCGCTTGTTCGTGCTCTCGGAGAGCTTGAGGATCTGGTTTGCCATCTGTTCGGAATTGAGGATGTTGTTCGGGAACCCGACGACAAAGCACATGTCCCAGAGGTCGTCGTGTTTGGCAAGGACCTCGAAGGTCTGCTCGAACCTGCGCTCTGAGGCGTCGCCGAGAAGGTCCACCGGGTTTCCTTTGTTCCAGAATTCCGGCAGGAACTTGTCGAGCTCCTCCACGACATCCGGTGGAAGGGTGATGAGATCGATACCATACCGCTCGGCATAGTCGGAGGAGAGAACGGCAAATCCACCGGCGTTTGTCACGACGACCGCACGGGTGCCGACCGGGAACCTCTTGTGGTGCGAGAGCATTTCTGCGGCGAGGAAGGCCCCGGTCAGGGTGTGAACGGAGACGACACCGGCCTTACGGAAGGCCTCCATGTAAACGTCATACGACCCGGAGAGCGAACCCGTGTGGGAGGCGGCCGCCTGGGAACCACGTTCGGAGGAACCCGACTTGATCGCGATGACGGGTTTTGTCTTCGTCACTTCGCTGACGACATCCATGAAGGCCTGCCCGTTGTTGATCTCCTCGATATACATGATGATCGCAGACGTATGCGGGTCGCGCTCCACCCAGCGGAGATAATCAAAGAAGTTCAGGTCGGACTGGTTTCCGACGGAGACGACGGCGGAAAACCCGATGTCCTCGGCAAGACTCCAGTCGACGACGGTGTTGACGATTGCACCACTCTGAGAGAGGAAGGCGATGTTGCCCGGCTTCGGAGACTGGTGCACATAGGTTGTGTCAAGACCACGGGGAGGCACGATGAGGCCGAGACAGTTGGGACCGACGATGCGGGTTCCGTATTTGTTTGCGATCGCAACGATACGCTCTTCCAGCGCCTTGCCGTCCTCGCCCATCTCCTTGAACCCGGCGGTGATGACGACCGCGATGGAGACGCCCTTCTCACCGCACTCTTCGACCACCTTGGGGACATGCATGGCAGGCACGGTGATGACCGCCATATCGACCGGGGCTTCGATGTCCTTGATGGAGGCATACGCCTTCAGCCCCTGGATAGTGTCGCGCTTGTTGTTGACAGGGTAGAGCTGACCGGGGAAGTGAAGGAGGTTGTGCATGACGGCGTATCCCATCTTGGTCGGTTCGTCGGATGCACCGATGACCGCCACCGAGCGGGGGTTGAAGTATTCGAGAGGAACATCGGGCCGGGAGACCGTTTTGACCTTCTTCTTCTTCTCGGTCATGATCACCCGGGAATCGACGGCACATGCACCCGACTCATACAGACGGAGAGGGTTGATATCGAATTCCTTGACCTGTTCATTCTCTTCGAAGAACCGGCAGACATTGATGATCGTCTGGACCAGTGTTTCCTCGTCCTTCGGTTTCGAACCACGGTACCCTGCGATGAGCGGGTAGGAGTTGATCTCCCGGACCATCAAACGGGCGTCTTCTTCGGTCACCGGCAGAATGCGGAGGGTGACGTCCTTGAGAAGTTCAACGAGCGTTCCGCCGATACCGAAGGTGATGACCTTTCCGAAGGACGGATCGGTCTTCCCGCCGATGATCAGTTCAAGGCCCGGTTCGGCCTGCTCTTCAATAATCACTCCTTCAATCTGTGCATCCGGATTGTACTCCTTTGCACTGCTGACAATCCTGTTGAATGCCGCCTGTGCCATCTCCTTGGTGCCGATACTGGTGACGACACCGCCGGCATCGCTCTTGTGGACAATCTGGGGAGAGACGATCTTCATTACCACCGGGAATCCGATTCCCTCTGCAACATCGCCCGCTTCTTCAGCGCTGGTCACAATTTTGAACTTTGGAACAGGAATATCATATTTCGCAAGGATTTCGTATCCTTCTGCTTCACTTAGCATCCATTCTTTCATGTGTGTCATCCTCTCATTCGAGTGATTACCAAATGGCTTTAAAAAAGCCTTCAACAAATGACGAAATAATCTTCGTCACCCTAGCATGCAAAAATATTGAACTGTGATCTACATATAATTTTGTAATTGTTAATCATGTAGAATGGTTCCCTCATCACCACAAACGATAATGTATCGCACACAAAATCATTGTTGGTGATGAGTAATCATGACAAATTCTGAAGCCGGTATTCGTCCCGAACAGGTGGTCTATTGCCCGCCTGCCGAATACCGGGAATATGCTCCTTTCAGGGACTATGAAAGCGCATATCAGAACTATCTGAAAGATCCTGACGGATTCTGGAGAGATATCGCGTCGGATCTCCTCTGGTTCAGGCAGTGGGACAAGGTCAGGGAATGGGAATATCCCTTTGCAAAATGGTTCATCAATGCAAAACTGAATATCACCTACAATTGTCTCGAACGCCATCTCAAAAACAACCGCAGAAACAAGGTGGCACTCTTCTGGCACGGGGAAAACGGAACGAAGAAGATCTATACCTATGACCATCTCCACCGGGCGGTCATGCAGTTCGGCAATGCCCTCAAAAACCTGGGTGTCGGGAAAGGGGATGTCGTCTGCATCTACATGCCGACGGTTCCCGAACAGGTGGTCGCCATGCTGGCCTGTGCACGTATTGGTGCGGTGCATACCGTCGTCTTTGCCGGATACGGTGCAAGCGCCCTCAACCAGCGTATAGTCGGGTCGAATGCAAAGGTCGTGATCACCGCCGATGCCTCGATGCGTCGCGGAAAGAGCATCCCTCTCAAACCCATCGTCGAAGAGGCCCTCATCCATGCGCCGAGCGTCGAGCGGGTCGTTGTCCTGAGAAACCAGGATCCCCCTACATGCCTGCTCGACGACTTTGAGGTCGATTTCTACGAGATCATGCAGGCCGCGGAGAAGAAATGCCCGCCCGAGGAGATGGATTCGGAAGACCGCCTCTTCATCCTCTACACCTCCGGGACGACCGGTGCACCAAAAGGAATCGTCCACACCTGCGGGGGGTACATGGTCGGGGCCTATTACACGACGAAGTATGTGCTGAATGTCAAGGACAATGACGTCTACTGGTGCACCGCCGACCCCGGATGGATCACCGGACACACCTATGCGATATACGGACCGCTTCTCCTCGGTGCCACGATCTTCATGACCGAGAGTACCCCGGATTACCCGGATGTCGGGATCTGGTGGAAACTCATCGAAGAATACGGCATCAACGTCTTCTATACGGCGCCGACCGCAATACGGATGTTCATGCGGTATGGGGAGGACTGGCCGAACAAATACGATCTCAGCTCACTGAGAATCCTCGCATCGGTGGGTGAACCGCTCAATCCCGAGGCCTTCGAGTGGTTCTATCATGTGATCGGCAAAGGGAAGTGCCCGCTGACCGACACCTGGTGGCAGACGGAAACCGGCAGCCACATGATAACCACCCTCGTCGGCGAACCGATGAAGCCGGGATTTGCCGGCAAACCAATCCCCGGCGTCGTTGCCGATGTCGTTGACAGCAAAGGAAACCCGGTCGGTCCCTTCCAGACCGGCTATCTGGCCATAACGGAACCCTGGCCGTCCATGATGCGGTATGTCAATGACGACGAGGAAAAATACCGTTCGTACTGGGAGTCGCCCAATCACCGCTATTACAGCACCAATGATCTTGCAATCAAGGACGATGACGGATATATCATGATCCTCGGGCGTTCCGATGATCTCATCATCGTGTCGGGTCACAATATCGGTACGGCCGAAGTCGAAAGCGCTCTCGTCTCGCACCAGGCCGTCGCCGAGGCGGCGGCGATAGGAAAACCGGACGCCGTCAAAGGCAACATCGTCAAGGCATTCGTGATCCTTGTCGAAGGAACAGTCCGGACACCAAAGCTCGAGCATGATCTCAAGTACCATGTGCGTCAGACACTGGGGCCCATTGCCGTGCCGTCCGAAATCGAATATGTCGACAACCTGCCGAAGACGAGGAGCGGAAAAATCATGCGCAGGGTGCTCAAAGCGAAAGAAATGGGCGTCGATCCGGGTGATATCACCACCCTCGATGAGTAATTACCCAACTATTTATATACTTTTTATATCCTTTTTATATACTATATGAAGCACAATCCAGAGGATTCTTTAAAAATTGAAAATATCGTTGCTTCCGCCAAAGTTGCCGATGAACTGGATCTTCAGATGATCTCATCGAAGATTAAGGATGCCGAATACAATAAGAAGCGGTTCCCCGGTGTTGTCCTCCGTATGCAGAATCCGAAGATCGCCGCCCTTGTTTTTGGGTCGGGAAAGGTGGTTCTGACCGGTGCCAAGAGCATCGACGGTGTCTCACAGGGCCTTGAGATTCTCGGAGAAAAACTCAGGGAGCTTGGAATCGACATCCCCAATGAACTTGAATATAAGGTTCAGAACATCGTCACCTCAGCCGATCTCGGCACGCCGATCAACCTGAACAAAATTGCCGTCGGATTCAATCTCGATCGCATCGAATACGAACCCGAACAGTTTCCGGGACTGGTCTACCGTCTTGAAGAACCAAAAGTGGTCGTTCTCCTCTTTGGGTCGGGCAAGTTGATCATCACGGGTGGAAAAGTACCGGAAGATGCGAAAAAGGCAGTCAATAAGATTCTCTCAGATCTTTCGAATCTTGGATTAATTTAATAATACAATTCAAATATTCTTCTTTTCTTTATAACCAACTGGTTTAACCCTATCCGAAGGTTTTTATGTATATATACAGACATAATACATACACCAATGTATTTATAGTACATTGAATAATTGAGATTGTATTTACGGTGTAAAATATGAGAATGGAAAAGGTAATGATCTTCACGGATGAGGATGAGGAATTCTCTAATCTTCTCACGGAGATCGGTCTCAAGCGAAACGTTGCCAAAGTGCTGGTCTACCTGGCAAGTTCCCCCGAAGCAACATCCAGGGACATTGAACGGGGAACAGACCTCCGGCAGCCTGAAGTCAGCATTGCGATGCGGACGCTCAAGGAAAACGGATGGATCCAGAGTCGCGAATCGAAGGCAGAGAGTAAAGGACGCCCGGTCAAAATCTATTCTCTTTCAAAACCGATTGCCGAAATAATGGATATAATTGAGGAAAATAAGCGAAAAGAAGTGGAGAATCAGCTCATGCTCATCCACAAGGTTCGTGAACACCTTTCACAGGTCCAGAAGACCATATTAGAGTGAACGGACTTCCACTCCGTCGGAAGTACCGACAACAATACTTGTTTTTCCGGTAAATTCAGTAAAAATTCCGCAACTCAGGACACCCGGCATGGCATTGATAGTACATTGAAGCTCTTCCGGATTCTCAATGTGCGGGAAGGTGCAGTCAATGATCCAGTTCCCGTTATCGGTGATGACCGGACCGTCCTTTTTGACGCCCTCCCGAATTACCGGTGTCCCGCCAAGTGCGACGAGCCCGTTCATGACAATGGGTACGGCAAATGCGAGAACTTCCACGGGCACCGGAGCGGTGAACCAGTCGGTCAGCTTGCCCTCATCCGCGACGATAACGAATACTTCCGCCGCCGCCGCAACGCAGCGCTCCCGGGTCTGGGCAGCCCCCCGCCCCTTGATCAGGCGAAACTGCGGATCAATCTGATCGGCACCGTCTATCGCGATATCTATATGATCGTGTTCATGCAGGGATGTGATGGGGATGCCGTATTCATATGCCCGGCGTTCTGTCTGAAACGAAGTGGCAATTCCGGTTACCCTGAGCCCTTCGCCCATCCGTTCGGCAAGACGCTCCATCATGAAAAAGACCGTCGAACCGGTCCCAAGACCAACGATGGAGTTGTCCGGTATCATATCCGCGGCGTAGTACCCGGCATTCCTCTTAGCACGGGTCTGTGAATCCATTGCGCCGGATGTATCGCTCATACATACACATCGGTCTGGCACATCTTTATCCTTTCACCGCGGTGCACGGATAATGGAAAAAAAAGAGTTCAGATGAAATAGGTGACGGAGACCGTCGCCGTTACATCGATGCTGCCGGATTCGATGGGGGTGGGGAAGGCATACGACCCTGCTGCATCCATGCTCCTGTAGACCGCTTCCTCGGCATAGACGACCGGTGTGTAACTGCCTCCCACACTGACCTCCTTGACACCGAGGATCATGACGCCGAGGGCGTCAGCAACGGCATCGGCATCCGCGCGGGCCTGCGTAACGGCTGCATGCAGGGCGTCTGCCCGGAGTTCCTGAGACTTCTCGTCACTGAGGGTGAACCGGACGGAGTTGACCTGGTTGGCCCCGCTTGAAACGGCGGTGTCGATCACCTCTCCTGCCATCGTCACGTCCTCAAGGGTGACGACGACATTGTTGCTGACCACGTACACCTTCACCTCCTTTCCTCCGAAAGGCGAATCATCATCCGCAGTCCTCGAATACATGGAGTATCCCGAGGTCTGGATATTTTCTGCAGGTATGCCCATCTTCTTGAGGGCGGATACGACCGCATCCATCTTTGCCGCATTCTGCTGCTGCGCCGTCGCGGCATCCGGGTTCTCCGTCTCCACACCCACCGTGATGATGACCCGGTCCGGAGAGGTGGTGACCTTTCCGGTGCCGGAGACGTGGATGACACGTTCGTCTGCACTGTCCGTTGCGGCGGTTACTGTGCCGCCGAGGAGCAGTGCTCCAATGAGGACCGCGATTGCAAGCCCTATGATCGGTTTTGCATACATGATACACTTCATGGCATTTTTATTGTAATCAAGGTATGCTAGACTACGAATTTTTTCGAAGTGACCCCCAACAACCGGGCCGGCGCAGTTTTGCATATCTTTATGAGGAGGCTCTGATAATTGTGGATATGAGCCATATGCCTGAAAGCTCCTGCGGTGGTCTGTGCACGGACATTCGATTTCATTGAGGGAATCATAACATGCTGATCTCTATGACGCCCGATGCATGGCTGACATTACTACTCCTCATAGCCCTCTTTGCACTTCTTGTCAGAACGAAAATCCCCCCGTGGGTACTCTTCGCCGGTGCCATCACAGCGGCAATGACCCTTGGACTCGCTCCCCCCGCTGATCTTCTGAAAGGGTTTTCCAATACGAGTGTCATAGCCGTCGCCGTCCTCTTCATGGTGGCAGAAGGAATGTATTCCACCGGGGCCATCTCCCTCATCGTCGACACCGCCATCGGCATCCCCCGGACCCTGAGAAACGCACAGGCAAAACTTCTCCCGACGATCGCCGTGGGAAGTGCGTTTCTCAACAACACCCCGCTCGTCGCCATGATGATTCCCGTCATACGGGATATTACCCGGACGACCGGACTCTCGTCATCACGTCTCTTCATGCCGCTCAGTTATGCCTCCATCCTCGGCGGTGCCGTCACCCTCATCGGAACCTCCACCAACCTGATCATTGCAGGACTCGTCGCAGAATACATCGCCATCG is a window from the Methanovulcanius yangii genome containing:
- a CDS encoding CDP-alcohol phosphatidyltransferase family protein, whose product is MNITALRPKFIKKLEPVAQFFAKTGITPNQLTVLSLVCGITCAALYANRFFILGSCALILSAVLDLVDGGVARINKKETNFGAVFDWIADKYVDTIVLLGIGISGIAILSRFALVPAEWGLPADFTIVCLAIIGSMMNTFIKPVVYAEIGYDGRKDGKISDPLEGIGFFGRPETLIILILGGLSGFIWVSVIIVAVCTNLSAIQRILYLYRTIP
- a CDS encoding acetate--CoA ligase family protein; this encodes MKEWMLSEAEGYEILAKYDIPVPKFKIVTSAEEAGDVAEGIGFPVVMKIVSPQIVHKSDAGGVVTSIGTKEMAQAAFNRIVSSAKEYNPDAQIEGVIIEEQAEPGLELIIGGKTDPSFGKVITFGIGGTLVELLKDVTLRILPVTEEDARLMVREINSYPLIAGYRGSKPKDEETLVQTIINVCRFFEENEQVKEFDINPLRLYESGACAVDSRVIMTEKKKKVKTVSRPDVPLEYFNPRSVAVIGASDEPTKMGYAVMHNLLHFPGQLYPVNNKRDTIQGLKAYASIKDIEAPVDMAVITVPAMHVPKVVEECGEKGVSIAVVITAGFKEMGEDGKALEERIVAIANKYGTRIVGPNCLGLIVPPRGLDTTYVHQSPKPGNIAFLSQSGAIVNTVVDWSLAEDIGFSAVVSVGNQSDLNFFDYLRWVERDPHTSAIIMYIEEINNGQAFMDVVSEVTKTKPVIAIKSGSSERGSQAAASHTGSLSGSYDVYMEAFRKAGVVSVHTLTGAFLAAEMLSHHKRFPVGTRAVVVTNAGGFAVLSSDYAERYGIDLITLPPDVVEELDKFLPEFWNKGNPVDLLGDASERRFEQTFEVLAKHDDLWDMCFVVGFPNNILNSEQMANQILKLSESTNKRVICSLLGGDSMNRGRKILRQHSIPSFEELDFTFRVMGRVLWQQFRVKAPGLFN
- a CDS encoding TATA-box-binding protein, which codes for MKHNPEDSLKIENIVASAKVADELDLQMISSKIKDAEYNKKRFPGVVLRMQNPKIAALVFGSGKVVLTGAKSIDGVSQGLEILGEKLRELGIDIPNELEYKVQNIVTSADLGTPINLNKIAVGFNLDRIEYEPEQFPGLVYRLEEPKVVVLLFGSGKLIITGGKVPEDAKKAVNKILSDLSNLGLI
- the rpiA gene encoding ribose-5-phosphate isomerase RpiA; protein product: MSDTSGAMDSQTRAKRNAGYYAADMIPDNSIVGLGTGSTVFFMMERLAERMGEGLRVTGIATSFQTERRAYEYGIPITSLHEHDHIDIAIDGADQIDPQFRLIKGRGAAQTRERCVAAAAEVFVIVADEGKLTDWFTAPVPVEVLAFAVPIVMNGLVALGGTPVIREGVKKDGPVITDNGNWIIDCTFPHIENPEELQCTINAMPGVLSCGIFTEFTGKTSIVVGTSDGVEVRSL
- a CDS encoding MarR family transcriptional regulator, producing the protein MRMEKVMIFTDEDEEFSNLLTEIGLKRNVAKVLVYLASSPEATSRDIERGTDLRQPEVSIAMRTLKENGWIQSRESKAESKGRPVKIYSLSKPIAEIMDIIEENKRKEVENQLMLIHKVREHLSQVQKTILE
- a CDS encoding SIMPL domain-containing protein; the encoded protein is MYAKPIIGLAIAVLIGALLLGGTVTAATDSADERVIHVSGTGKVTTSPDRVIITVGVETENPDAATAQQQNAAKMDAVVSALKKMGIPAENIQTSGYSMYSRTADDDSPFGGKEVKVYVVSNNVVVTLEDVTMAGEVIDTAVSSGANQVNSVRFTLSDEKSQELRADALHAAVTQARADADAVADALGVMILGVKEVSVGGSYTPVVYAEEAVYRSMDAAGSYAFPTPIESGSIDVTATVSVTYFI
- the artA gene encoding archaeosortase A, giving the protein MMQEIFVLISFIAFLAFLIPTAYRKYCAVIGWVSVVLILFAKFPEYIIANNFMYPIAAFLGIPFLIILIPKLLEENEQSFILSRMAAIAYLIFAPFAFLPAVGDWLIAVNVAQLAWVFQTIGFPYELVTWNMFLADIYRVEIILACTGIQGIAIMLGVAWAVPSTRRQKILSFFAVAPVIYILNTVRNSFVIMAYGGQWFPYFPEIASNGHIGYESFFWAHNFFAELGALFVFIGIAWMLYRINPKLGDVMVEVVEMFVREIRGWFGKDKGFSG
- the acs gene encoding acetate--CoA ligase; this encodes MTNSEAGIRPEQVVYCPPAEYREYAPFRDYESAYQNYLKDPDGFWRDIASDLLWFRQWDKVREWEYPFAKWFINAKLNITYNCLERHLKNNRRNKVALFWHGENGTKKIYTYDHLHRAVMQFGNALKNLGVGKGDVVCIYMPTVPEQVVAMLACARIGAVHTVVFAGYGASALNQRIVGSNAKVVITADASMRRGKSIPLKPIVEEALIHAPSVERVVVLRNQDPPTCLLDDFEVDFYEIMQAAEKKCPPEEMDSEDRLFILYTSGTTGAPKGIVHTCGGYMVGAYYTTKYVLNVKDNDVYWCTADPGWITGHTYAIYGPLLLGATIFMTESTPDYPDVGIWWKLIEEYGINVFYTAPTAIRMFMRYGEDWPNKYDLSSLRILASVGEPLNPEAFEWFYHVIGKGKCPLTDTWWQTETGSHMITTLVGEPMKPGFAGKPIPGVVADVVDSKGNPVGPFQTGYLAITEPWPSMMRYVNDDEEKYRSYWESPNHRYYSTNDLAIKDDDGYIMILGRSDDLIIVSGHNIGTAEVESALVSHQAVAEAAAIGKPDAVKGNIVKAFVILVEGTVRTPKLEHDLKYHVRQTLGPIAVPSEIEYVDNLPKTRSGKIMRRVLKAKEMGVDPGDITTLDE
- a CDS encoding transcription factor S — its product is MMFCPECKGMLVPVGGKLKCRKCGYIEEATADKSVLKRTEKRDEKEIVIIEDAEQMATLPTIAVRCPECGHDIAEWWLRQLRSADESEVRFFRCVKCRHTWREYD